Proteins from a single region of Sulfitobacter sp. W027:
- a CDS encoding CAP domain-containing protein has protein sequence MSIASELEREMLNLINQERRAAGLPDLQLEQRLNSAAEDHSQWMLTQDVFSHTGAGGSSATDRMTAADFDFSGSWRSGENIGMQSSRGAVGYSDDVEDIHDRLMDSPGHRANILNTNYDYVGIGIEIGDYNGYPMVMITQNFAATDGQVLLDNGGTSPTPPAPPSPEIISGTNGGDLILGSDANEELRGLDGNDVLVAKAGSDTLLGGNGNDKLRGGQGADRLDGGQGIDIADYRTAASAINVDMAAPDKNAGEARGDVYISIEGVTGSRHDDDLRGDGSSNRIDGWAGDDWIQGRSGNDVLVGGTGHDTLEGQAGTDWLVGNEGSDTFVFAPGMNIDVVLDFQDNIDVLDFQAFNLDNASPLAARAKEYGADLFFDLGNADALIIRNATLAEVWDDFLI, from the coding sequence ATGTCGATTGCAAGTGAACTTGAGCGAGAGATGCTAAATCTAATTAACCAAGAGCGGCGGGCAGCGGGCTTGCCTGACCTACAGCTCGAACAACGGCTGAATTCGGCCGCCGAAGATCACAGCCAATGGATGCTGACACAGGATGTGTTTTCGCATACCGGGGCAGGGGGCAGTTCGGCCACAGACCGTATGACTGCGGCAGATTTTGATTTCTCAGGAAGTTGGCGGTCAGGCGAGAATATCGGCATGCAAAGTAGCCGGGGGGCTGTGGGCTATTCTGATGATGTCGAGGACATCCACGACAGGTTGATGGACAGTCCCGGCCATCGGGCGAACATCCTTAATACCAACTATGACTACGTCGGAATAGGAATCGAGATCGGGGATTACAACGGGTATCCCATGGTGATGATTACCCAGAACTTCGCCGCTACCGACGGGCAGGTTCTCCTTGATAACGGCGGCACCTCACCTACTCCCCCAGCACCACCTAGCCCCGAGATAATTTCGGGTACCAATGGTGGGGATCTGATCTTAGGTTCGGATGCCAACGAAGAACTGCGCGGTCTGGATGGCAACGATGTTCTGGTGGCAAAAGCCGGTTCGGATACCCTCTTGGGTGGCAATGGCAACGACAAACTGCGTGGCGGGCAGGGTGCGGATCGGCTTGACGGGGGGCAAGGCATAGATATTGCCGATTATAGGACTGCGGCATCTGCAATAAATGTCGATATGGCTGCACCGGACAAAAATGCCGGTGAGGCGCGTGGCGATGTCTATATCTCAATTGAAGGTGTCACCGGGTCGCGGCATGATGACGACCTGCGCGGTGACGGGTCATCAAATCGGATCGACGGCTGGGCCGGGGATGACTGGATACAGGGCCGATCGGGAAACGATGTACTGGTTGGCGGCACCGGTCACGATACTCTTGAAGGGCAAGCGGGTACAGACTGGCTGGTCGGCAACGAAGGCAGCGATACATTCGTCTTTGCACCGGGCATGAATATTGATGTCGTGCTTGATTTTCAGGACAATATAGACGTTCTGGATTTTCAGGCTTTCAACTTAGATAATGCTTCCCCACTCGCGGCCCGCGCCAAAGAATACGGTGCAGACTTGTTCTTTGACCTCGGTAATGCCGATGCTCTGATCATCAGAAACGCAACCCTCGCAGAGGTGTGGGACGACTTTTTGATCTGA
- a CDS encoding helix-turn-helix transcriptional regulator, which yields MHVFRKRAKVNGAKVDFANSFCQSINLPFILMAFVDVRSKRIVESWVGRSHGAGEEDLSDLIKAVKLRLALHFTVNCRTEGYQQDTVADIMDGDHIWISAGCYQICVGELAGRLAPVIAFKQCPGQGPDMPQRMVKMGMAYVQLQLNQLIMSQTAWQEKILQSATQALSLSIAVVSETGEIVHDGRHKKDGGGCVLGLRIENNRFVAEPSDLTALHLAISAATSAEKRTSTVSIAGGREGSQILLVTPLINSSSPLALILFETEQVDHEKLCKSFFDTFELTASERKVALGIIGGWTVAQTAEETGLSVATVRSYMKQIFVKTDTHRQSQLISLYYQSIFPRATGIGPLACTQH from the coding sequence ATGCACGTATTTCGGAAGAGGGCTAAAGTTAACGGCGCGAAGGTGGATTTTGCCAATTCATTCTGCCAATCAATAAACCTTCCATTCATCCTCATGGCTTTCGTCGACGTAAGATCAAAAAGGATTGTTGAATCTTGGGTTGGTAGAAGCCACGGCGCAGGTGAAGAAGACCTCAGTGATCTGATTAAGGCGGTGAAATTACGCCTTGCTTTGCATTTTACGGTCAACTGTCGAACCGAAGGCTACCAGCAAGACACGGTTGCCGATATCATGGACGGGGACCATATCTGGATCAGCGCTGGTTGTTACCAAATCTGCGTGGGCGAACTCGCCGGCAGGTTGGCACCTGTCATCGCCTTCAAGCAATGCCCAGGTCAGGGGCCTGATATGCCCCAGAGGATGGTTAAGATGGGCATGGCATATGTCCAGTTGCAGTTGAACCAGCTGATAATGTCGCAGACGGCATGGCAGGAAAAGATTCTGCAGTCTGCAACTCAGGCGCTTTCCCTGAGCATTGCTGTCGTCAGCGAAACGGGAGAAATCGTTCACGACGGACGTCACAAAAAGGATGGAGGCGGCTGTGTTTTGGGCCTCCGCATTGAAAACAATCGTTTCGTGGCTGAACCATCCGATCTGACCGCATTACATCTCGCGATTTCCGCGGCGACCTCAGCAGAGAAGAGAACCTCAACCGTTTCGATCGCCGGAGGAAGGGAAGGCTCACAGATTTTGTTGGTCACCCCTCTGATCAACTCATCTTCGCCACTTGCCCTGATCCTGTTCGAGACCGAGCAAGTGGATCATGAGAAGTTATGCAAGTCTTTCTTTGACACATTTGAACTGACGGCCTCTGAGCGGAAGGTCGCACTGGGCATCATAGGGGGGTGGACTGTTGCCCAGACCGCGGAAGAGACCGGGTTGTCGGTGGCAACAGTCCGCAGCTACATGAAGCAGATCTTCGTTAAAACGGATACTCATCGGCAGAGTCAGTTGATCAGTCTCTACTATCAATCGATTTTCCCAAGAGCGACAGGTATTGGACCTCTCGCCTGCACGCAACATTAA
- a CDS encoding rhamnan synthesis F family protein yields the protein MQDDLTQFDEACGVEVSAYGWNDDSWSEPSSFLQIHSVDSVWASLFIPETDTKRQTKLVALFDGGTCRVVKVTRGEVSKVGPFVPIDGKIDLHVVCEYPEANSFGDKRKLGVIVQLEDADNRKHRVELKALKTTFVPPLNHPDAQLVALEFDYDFYLQQFAPEDRPDNALMHYLLLGWHSGFDPNPQFSVAEFSMEASAAETLERNPLALDILKRKPFGNSQSDDLALDFPLDEKLQALWQSLAGAASEQRPDFRFDAEFYQEQHRNVVLDGMSLQEHFLPYGLKGNATRNLYGLVGSKISGLKQKILDLLNHEELTTLIEENYPDALELVFELLAQGAPVDQSISDFSSEHYLENYKDVREAGTIPILHYLGHGFREGRQTLATLRSHMSIGQQTFDPSLPTCLICTHDFSKTGAPMVALDMVKEASLTHNVIVASLRPGELQLAFAPYCMVMLATGTPFEEFGYFNHAALDKIDFAILNSVESWPFTKLLVSRNIPFASYIHEYTDYTRPAYKSKFICWFSDVIVYSSDAVRDSWNPALREVAFDTARDSFVIPQHRLVEGGVTQADYQDARAKLSDILGIDCTDRRIIYGAGQIQIRKGTDLFVMTAQQAAALDPKAIFIWIGDGYNHEDLTFGVWLDKHMREAHVNAKDSNLFFLPAGPYYLDICRAADAMFMSSRIDPLPNVVFDATRHGTAVILFEGSSGFDDAIYSKSPLLHRVGFGRLDSACAALLSAPRKAMQSFGLMSTAEGQLQRPIEDDQTSTFSPFHEISSRLETHLAEKRDTRPQEDLYDLPMMYSTDEAHTEFRKLERAKTRQYGRRMIWNSPDEAMAAASTTGGWMHEGTEICIYGDLDETAKLPAFSIHNHAFYLDGLEEEIADYGFYKHAQRIVFTTDSQNKARRIASIGKRHDLKIEIIVVPNQGRDILPFINLVTEDTAGADEDIWCHIHRKKSIQSAATGDIWWSFLMKVLTGGKQNLSTALQEISKDGVGLVTAFDPYIVGWDDSARLLPRFSDRFPHPLPAHPVLFPVGNMFWVKAGVVRQMKAIFGDNYPWPNEPIANDGTEYHLIERLWPAAVKMVGLSSRFMDKKGQQRA from the coding sequence GTGCAAGACGATTTGACTCAATTCGATGAGGCCTGCGGCGTCGAGGTCTCTGCCTACGGCTGGAATGATGATAGTTGGAGCGAGCCCAGCAGCTTCTTACAGATACATTCCGTAGATTCTGTATGGGCCTCCCTCTTCATTCCCGAGACAGACACTAAACGCCAAACGAAACTGGTAGCCTTGTTCGATGGCGGTACTTGCAGGGTGGTCAAAGTCACGCGCGGCGAGGTTTCCAAAGTCGGGCCTTTTGTGCCGATCGACGGAAAAATTGATCTTCATGTGGTCTGTGAATACCCCGAAGCAAACAGTTTTGGCGACAAACGGAAACTGGGCGTAATTGTTCAGCTGGAAGACGCAGATAACCGCAAACATCGCGTGGAACTGAAGGCATTGAAGACAACCTTCGTTCCCCCTCTGAACCATCCCGATGCCCAGCTCGTGGCACTTGAATTTGATTACGACTTCTACCTCCAGCAGTTTGCGCCGGAAGACCGTCCAGACAATGCGTTGATGCACTATCTCCTGCTTGGATGGCACAGTGGTTTCGACCCCAACCCGCAATTTTCCGTGGCCGAGTTCAGCATGGAAGCCTCTGCGGCCGAGACGCTAGAGCGCAACCCTCTTGCCCTCGACATTTTGAAGCGTAAGCCGTTCGGGAATTCGCAAAGCGATGATCTAGCTTTGGATTTTCCTTTGGACGAAAAACTACAAGCGCTTTGGCAGTCGCTTGCTGGGGCAGCTTCTGAGCAGCGCCCCGACTTCAGGTTCGACGCAGAATTTTATCAAGAACAACACAGGAATGTCGTGTTGGACGGCATGTCTTTACAAGAGCATTTCCTGCCCTACGGCCTTAAGGGAAACGCTACGAGAAACCTCTATGGGCTGGTAGGGAGCAAGATTTCAGGATTGAAACAGAAAATCCTGGACCTGTTAAATCATGAAGAGTTGACGACCCTGATTGAGGAGAATTACCCCGACGCGCTGGAGTTGGTGTTTGAACTTCTTGCGCAGGGCGCTCCGGTAGATCAGAGCATCTCAGACTTTTCCTCAGAACACTACTTGGAAAACTACAAAGATGTTCGCGAGGCGGGTACAATCCCCATCCTGCATTACCTTGGGCACGGGTTCCGCGAAGGCAGGCAAACCTTGGCGACATTGCGCTCACACATGTCCATCGGCCAGCAAACCTTTGATCCCTCATTGCCAACTTGCCTGATCTGTACACATGATTTCTCTAAGACCGGGGCTCCGATGGTGGCGCTCGACATGGTCAAGGAAGCCAGTCTCACACATAATGTCATCGTCGCATCCTTACGCCCCGGAGAACTTCAGCTTGCCTTTGCGCCCTACTGCATGGTGATGTTGGCCACTGGCACCCCTTTCGAGGAGTTCGGCTATTTCAACCACGCGGCGCTCGACAAGATCGACTTCGCGATCCTGAATTCGGTAGAATCTTGGCCTTTCACAAAACTTCTGGTGAGCCGGAACATCCCCTTTGCCTCCTATATTCATGAATATACCGACTACACGCGCCCCGCGTATAAGAGTAAATTTATCTGCTGGTTTTCAGATGTGATCGTTTATTCGTCGGACGCCGTCCGCGATAGCTGGAACCCGGCGCTGCGCGAAGTTGCTTTTGACACCGCGCGTGACAGCTTTGTTATTCCACAGCACCGCTTGGTCGAGGGGGGCGTCACGCAGGCCGACTATCAGGACGCCCGCGCCAAGCTATCGGATATCTTAGGAATAGATTGTACGGACCGCCGGATCATTTATGGCGCTGGCCAGATTCAGATCCGCAAAGGGACGGACCTGTTCGTGATGACAGCCCAGCAAGCTGCGGCCCTAGATCCCAAAGCGATATTCATCTGGATTGGAGATGGCTACAATCACGAAGACCTCACATTTGGGGTTTGGCTGGATAAGCACATGCGCGAAGCCCATGTGAACGCAAAAGACTCCAACCTGTTCTTCCTTCCCGCTGGCCCCTACTACCTTGATATCTGCAGGGCGGCCGATGCCATGTTCATGTCGTCGCGCATCGATCCGCTGCCCAATGTCGTCTTCGACGCAACCCGCCACGGCACGGCTGTGATCCTGTTCGAGGGATCCTCGGGGTTCGATGACGCGATCTATTCGAAATCCCCGCTGTTGCACCGCGTGGGTTTCGGCAGGCTGGACAGCGCCTGTGCGGCACTTCTCTCAGCGCCGCGGAAAGCTATGCAGTCCTTCGGCCTGATGAGCACAGCCGAGGGACAGTTGCAGAGGCCAATCGAGGATGATCAAACCTCCACATTTTCCCCGTTCCACGAGATAAGTAGCAGGCTTGAAACCCACTTGGCGGAAAAGCGTGACACGCGGCCGCAAGAAGACTTGTACGACCTGCCGATGATGTACTCCACTGATGAGGCCCATACGGAGTTCCGAAAGCTTGAGCGCGCAAAGACCCGCCAATACGGGCGCCGGATGATCTGGAACTCTCCCGATGAAGCGATGGCAGCCGCGTCAACAACGGGCGGCTGGATGCATGAAGGAACTGAGATATGCATCTACGGGGACCTCGACGAAACGGCTAAACTGCCTGCGTTTTCGATCCACAATCATGCCTTCTATCTCGACGGTCTTGAAGAAGAAATTGCCGACTACGGCTTTTACAAGCATGCGCAGCGCATCGTCTTTACCACCGACAGCCAGAATAAGGCACGGCGGATCGCGAGCATTGGCAAAAGACATGACTTAAAAATCGAAATAATCGTCGTGCCAAACCAAGGCAGGGACATATTGCCTTTTATCAATCTGGTGACTGAGGACACGGCGGGCGCGGACGAGGATATCTGGTGCCACATCCACCGTAAGAAATCCATTCAATCCGCTGCTACGGGGGATATTTGGTGGTCCTTCCTGATGAAGGTGCTAACAGGCGGGAAGCAGAACCTTTCCACGGCACTGCAGGAAATCAGCAAGGACGGTGTGGGGTTGGTGACCGCTTTTGACCCCTATATCGTAGGCTGGGACGACTCCGCGCGCCTACTGCCCCGGTTTTCCGACCGCTTCCCGCATCCGCTGCCCGCGCATCCGGTGCTGTTTCCCGTTGGGAACATGTTCTGGGTCAAGGCCGGGGTCGTGCGCCAGATGAAGGCGATCTTTGGCGACAACTACCCATGGCCAAACGAGCCGATCGCCAATGACGGCACGGAGTACCACCTCATCGAGCGTCTATGGCCGGCAGCCGTGAAAATGGTTGGACTGTCTTCGCGCTTTATGGACAAAAAGGGACAGCAGCGTGCATAG
- a CDS encoding NAD-dependent epimerase/dehydratase family protein: MHRALVIGGGGFIGQHLVRALKKRYEVAVLDFASPPANQMDVDWVMGSITDSTLVASAVDGCDSVVFLANASLPGSSQGDFEREATGHIGATLRVAEICKDQGVKRFLFASSGGTVYGYDSPPGGLTEHSPTWPLNGYGVSKLSIEHYLRLMNTQGPMRTLSLRLSNPYGEGQRALRAQGVVAAAMQNTMAGTVMPIWGDGSVERDFIHVEDVAAAFLSGLSYNGDANVVNIGSGKALSIKDILKLTRYYTGRDLTVDFQPNRHIDVHRNVLCIARAREELGWSPQIDIDQGMERTALWWQEL, encoded by the coding sequence ATGCATCGCGCGCTTGTCATCGGTGGCGGCGGCTTTATCGGTCAGCATCTCGTGCGGGCTTTGAAAAAGCGGTATGAGGTGGCGGTGCTCGATTTTGCCTCCCCCCCCGCAAACCAGATGGATGTTGACTGGGTGATGGGATCAATCACCGACAGCACCTTGGTGGCCTCTGCTGTCGATGGCTGCGATTCAGTCGTCTTTCTGGCCAATGCCTCCCTGCCTGGCTCGTCTCAAGGCGATTTCGAACGCGAGGCCACAGGACATATTGGCGCCACCCTACGCGTGGCAGAAATCTGCAAGGATCAAGGCGTTAAGAGGTTTCTCTTCGCCTCCTCAGGGGGCACTGTTTATGGCTACGATTCGCCGCCCGGCGGCCTGACTGAACACAGTCCGACTTGGCCTTTAAATGGCTACGGTGTCTCTAAGCTCTCAATCGAACATTACCTGCGGTTGATGAACACCCAAGGGCCCATGCGCACCCTATCGCTCAGGCTGTCCAACCCCTATGGCGAAGGTCAGCGCGCGCTTCGCGCGCAAGGCGTGGTTGCGGCAGCCATGCAAAATACAATGGCAGGCACGGTTATGCCTATTTGGGGCGATGGAAGTGTCGAGCGGGACTTTATCCACGTCGAGGACGTCGCCGCAGCATTTCTGTCGGGTCTTTCCTATAACGGAGATGCAAATGTCGTTAATATCGGCTCGGGTAAGGCCCTTTCGATCAAAGATATCCTAAAACTCACGCGCTATTACACCGGGCGCGACCTCACTGTCGATTTTCAACCCAACCGCCATATTGACGTTCACCGCAACGTCCTATGTATCGCCCGCGCCCGTGAAGAGTTGGGAT